The proteins below come from a single Triticum aestivum cultivar Chinese Spring chromosome 5D, IWGSC CS RefSeq v2.1, whole genome shotgun sequence genomic window:
- the LOC123119388 gene encoding protein ACCELERATED CELL DEATH 6, with translation MESGGKAPSGPPKDKEAKAKPAVVQQHPKLLMAARKGHWTPLNVLMGNSGAGATPPAVHAVPPGGLINIVIDDEQADVVDNSATTITLDVELNNVLHVVASSGDGDEFLESARGIYCKAKHLLDARNKKGDTPFHCAARAGMLKMVTHLICLAKAEGGDDRVKAALRKQNEQGETALHAALRLSDKETVRAMVHELWVADPELTRFPLASGTSPLYLAVSLGREDIAEGLHEQDPGLSYSGPNGQNVLHVAVLRSTSMTKNLLKWNNHLSKQGEQTNGSTPLHLAASCGFLETVKCLLDAEESLAYQCDDKGSFPIHEAVKEKQVNVVCTLLKICPDCAQLRDAEGKTFLHVAAKQGYAKLFPPVLQVLLQEKQMFAAIMNMQDDDGNTGLHLAVEAGILETVCFLLWDKEVMLNLSNNERETALDLSQRMRTPGVLFGLGRRVSIHKLLVHADAQYGVHSKTRIPELNEEKEEKRISDSTQTIGVVSALLVTISFAVAFTIPGGYRTDDDPKVDNIKGGMPVLVTSHSLQAFIIANNLALLCSAMATISLMYAGVTTVDISMRMKAFVMSIFFLNSSARTLAAAFALGMYATLVPAAGAAVTLTVIGTTITLLDVAWFTYMTSKDQLVLRKRMGVGVALKWFALLVLRGVLACLWPYVIIGGFLAYITLWSK, from the exons ATGGAGTCGGGGGGAAAAGCACCTTCCGGGCCGCCAAAGGACAAGGAGGCAAAAGCAAAACCGGCGGTGGTGCAGCAGCACCCCAAGCTGCTGATGGCCGCCCGAAAGGGCCACTGGACACCGCTAAATGTTCTTATGGGCAATAGCGGTGCCGGCGCCACTCCGCCGGCGGTTCATGCTGTCCCGCCCGGAGGCCTCATCAACATCGTCATCGATGACGAGCAGGCCGACGTCGTTGATAATTCTGCAACGACGATCACCTTGGACGTGGAGCTGAACAACGTCCTCCATGTCGTGGCGTCCAGTGGAGACGGTGACGAGTTCCTGGAGAGCGCGAGGGGCATCTACTGCAAGGCCAAGCACCTCCTGGACGCACGCAACAAGAAGGGCGACACGCCCTTCCATTGCGCTGCCAGAGCTGGGATGCTGAAAATGGTCACTCACCTCATCTGTCTGGCGAAAGCTGAGGGCGGCGACGACAGGGTGAAGGCAGCACTGAGGAAGCAGAACGAGCAGGGGGAGACGGCTCTCCATGCGGCCCTCCGCTTGTCGGACAAGGAGACAGTTCGGGCAATGGTCCATGAGTTATGGGTCGCGGATCCAGAACTGACTCGTTTCCCTCTTGCAAGCGGCACGTCGCCACTGTACCTGGCCGTCTCGTTAGGGCGTGAGGATATTGCCGAGGGACTGCATGAGCAGGACCCGGGGCTCTCCTACTCTGGACCAAATGGACAAAACGTCTTGCATGTTGCCGTTCTCAGGAGCACAA GTATGACAAAAAATCTTCTGAAATGGAACAATCACCTCAGCAAACAAGGGGAACAAACAAATGGGAGCACACCTCTACATTTGGCAGCCTCATGTGGGTTTCTTGAAACAGTAAAGTGTCTACTAGACGCTGAGGAATCTCTTGCATATCAGTGCGACGACAAGGGGTCATTCCCCATACATGAGGCGGTTAAGGAAAAGCAAGTCAATGTAGTTTGCACCTTGCTCAAAATTTGCCCGGACTGCGCCCAGCTACGTGATGCCGAGGGCAAGACCTTCCTCCATGTAGCTGCCAAACAAGGCTACGCAAAACTATTTCCTCCTGTTTTACAGGTTTTATTACAAGAAAAGCAGATGTTTGCAGCCATCATGAATATGCAGGATGATGATGGCAACACTGGGTTGCACCTTGCTGTCGAGGCCGGAATTTTAGAAACTGTGTGCTTTTTACTGTGGGACAAGGAAGTTATGTTAAATTTATCAAATAACGAGAGGGAAACTGCACTGGATCTTTCACAGCGCATGCGGACCCCAGGTGTCCTTTTTGGTTTG gGCCGACGGGTTTCGATCCACAAACTTTTAGTGCATGCTGATGCTCAGTACGGTGTTCATAGTAAAACCCGCATCCCTGAACTAAATGAGGAGAAGGAAGAAAAAAGGATCTCGGATTCGACACAGACCATTGGGGTTGTGTCAGCGCTACTCGTGACGATTTCCTTTGCGGTAGCTTTCACCATACCCGGAGGCTATCGAACAGATGATGACCCTAAGGTCGATAATATTAAGGGCGGCATGCCGGTGCTTGTCACAAGCCACTCTCTTCAGGCATTCATTATCGCCAACAACCTGGCGTTGCTCTGCTCCGCCATGGCCACCATCAGCCTCATGTACGCCGGAGTGACCACTGTCGACATCAGCATGCGCATGAAAGCCTTCgtcatgtccatcttcttcctcaACAGCTCAGCCCGAACGCTGGCTGCGGCGTTTGCGTTGGGCATGTACGCGACGCTGGTTCCTGCGGCTGGCGCAGCAGTTACTCTTACGGTTATAGGCACCACTATCACGCTGCTTGACGTTGCTTGGTTCACGTACATGACATCCAAGGATCAGCTAGTGCTTCGGAAGAGGATGGGTGTTGGCGTGGCCTTGAAATGGTTTGCGCTTTTGGTCCTACGTGGGGTGCTGGCGTGTCTCTGGCCGTACGTCATAATCGGCGGTTTCTTAGCCTATATTACATTATGGAGTAAGTGA